In Paenibacillus sonchi, a single genomic region encodes these proteins:
- a CDS encoding YhbD family protein, with protein MEEDLISKKELLDLTGISYGQLYRWKRKQLIPESWFIRKSTYTGQETFFPKERMLGRIQHILSKKDDLSLDELAGKLSDMSSVHKQLLTIKEVRERNIVSSVTLERYGQCDKDEHKYSFEQLIHLVAVDLLLGKGELSLEEADLLHRTLSVNRTQFEGKRWELFFARKMGVSFFLQAPAPSELVFDEGVRLISRITLEDLTEQLQGKLG; from the coding sequence ATGGAAGAAGATTTGATCTCCAAGAAGGAGCTGCTGGACTTGACCGGAATTTCTTACGGTCAGCTGTACCGCTGGAAACGTAAGCAGCTGATCCCGGAGAGTTGGTTCATCCGCAAGTCCACGTATACCGGACAGGAAACCTTTTTTCCGAAAGAAAGAATGCTGGGGCGCATCCAGCATATTCTGAGCAAGAAAGATGACCTTTCTTTGGATGAGCTGGCAGGCAAGCTGTCGGATATGTCCTCTGTACATAAGCAATTGCTGACTATCAAAGAGGTTAGAGAACGTAACATTGTTTCGTCTGTAACTCTGGAGCGGTATGGGCAGTGTGACAAGGACGAACATAAATATTCATTCGAGCAGCTGATTCATCTGGTTGCTGTTGACCTCCTGCTGGGCAAGGGGGAATTGAGTCTGGAGGAGGCAGATCTGCTCCACCGGACGCTGAGTGTGAACCGGACGCAGTTTGAGGGCAAACGCTGGGAGTTGTTTTTTGCACGTAAAATGGGTGTCAGCTTCTTCCTCCAGGCTCCGGCACCGTCAGAGCTTGTCTTTGACGAGGGAGTACGGCTAATCAGCAGGATTACGCTCGAGGATCTGACAGAGCAGCTGCAGGGTAAGCTGGGCTGA